The region ACCTATTATTTTCTTCCACTAATCTTAGGATTAATAGGTCTTGTTTTTCAATTTAAACGAGATAAAAATAATTTTTGGGTCTTGCTGGTGTTTTTCCTTTTTACGGGAATTGCGCTAAAAATATATTTAAATGAAAGACCTTTTGAACCGCGGGAACGTGACTATGCCCTAGTTGGATCGTTTTACGTTTTTGCAATCTGGATTGGCTTCGGGGCTTACGCCCTTTTTGACTGGGCCAAAAAATTCCTGAAACCAAAACTTGCAGCGCCAATAGTAATTGCCGCCTCAATTTTAGCGGTTCCTGTACTTTTAGCTTCAGAAAACTGGAACGATCACGATCGTAGCGGGAGAGATACTACCCTTACTATGGCCAAAATGTACCTGGATTCTGTAGATGAAAACGGTATTATTTTTACCATTGGAGATAATGATACTTTTGCGCTCTGGTATGTGCAGCAAATTGAACGCTACCGCACTGATGTGAGAGTGGTAAACACAAGCCTCTTTGCTACCGATTGGTATATAGACCAGATGAAGCGCAAGGCATTTGAAAGCGATCCTATCCCTTCCCAGTTTGAAAATGAAGATTACAACGGGGTTAACGATGTGGTTTTTGCTAAAGAAGTGACTAAGGATACCATTCCTATTAAAACCTGGTTGAATTATATTCAAAACGATGACGCCAGAACCAAAGCCGAATTACAAAGTGGCCAAACAATAAATACTTTCCCTAGCAAAAACATTCGTGTGCCGGTAGATAAAGAAACTGTTTTAAAGAACGGCATCGTAGAAGAACGTTTTGCCGATCAAATTGTAGATGAAATTGTAATTAATATAGAGTCGCAGGCCATTTACAAGAATACTTTACTCATGCTGGATATTATTGCCAATAATAATTGGGAAAGACCAATTTATTTTTCTGGCGGAAGCTTTAACGACGAAGATTATCTTTGGATGAAAGAATATCTTCAGCTTGAAGGAGTTGCGTATAAACTTGTTCCTATTAAAACGCCAATAGATAAAAGAAACCCTTACGATATGGGACGCATCAATACCGATAAGATGTATGATATTGTAATGAACTGGGATTGGGGTAATATGGGATCAGACGATATTTATCACGATACTGAAACACGAAGAAATTCCATTACCTACAGGAGCAATCTTGCCAGGTTGGTAGAAAACCTGTTAAACGAACAGGACACAACACGAGCCAAAAAAGTGCTGGATCTTGCAATGGAGCATATGCCGGTAGAACATTTTAAATATTACGCCTTATTAGAGCCTTATGTAAGCGGTTATTATGAAGTTGGCGAACCCGAAAAGGCAAGAGAAATTTGGGAGAAAATTGCTAAAAATTACCAGGAAAACCTTAAATATTACAGCAGCTGGGATATAGATAGGCAGTATCGCAATTTCAATGAAATTGTATCAGATATTGAGCGTTACCGTGCGCTGGTAGATTTATTGGTGGTTCACCAGGATGAAGAAATCCTCGAAGAAAAAGCCGATGAATTTAATAAACACCTCGAAATGTTCCGCCATTTTTATGGAGAGGAAGAAGAAATAGATCCGCAAGACCCACAGGAAAGTGCTATTCAGGAAGGCTTGAACCCCGAATTGAACCAGGGTAATAATTCCCTCCGAATAGATTCTGCGGTAGAAGATTAATTGAAATTTAAAGTAAACCTGCAAGGTATAGAAACCTTGTAGGCTTACTTCTTATTAAAATACCGCGCGGCAAGAATTGGGATTTCAGGTCGCAATGGGAATCAACTTTTCTTTGAACCACTTTTCTAATATGAATCCGTTTTTTATAAAATATCCTTCCATTTTAAGGAAACTGTATCCTAACCGAATTACACGGCTTAAGGATAAAAAAAGTATTTATCTCACTTTTGATGATGGTCCAATTCCAGAAATCACTCCCTGGGTTTTAGAGCAATTAAAGCAGTATAATGCAAA is a window of Salegentibacter salegens DNA encoding:
- a CDS encoding DUF2723 domain-containing protein, translated to MTDFSFRKWNKILGWLVFVIALTTYTLTLEPTASFWDAGEYIATSANLEVGHPPGAPFYQMLGAFFSTFAPGDSDVALAINFMSGAASAFAVLFMFWSISLLVLKVAGPVEKLKPANKMAVLGSALVGSLAFTFTDSFWFSAVEAEVYAMAACLMALMFYLGLLWERDMFKPRGNRWLILISLVVGLSFGVHFLGLLTIPAIGFLYFFKNYKKVTVKNFVIANIVVVAVLMFIFKLLLPYTLTFFAASELFFTNSLGLPFNTGTIIALLVIVAAFYFGINYTRKKNYFQLNTLFLCILFILIGFSSWVMLPIRSNAPTVINENSPDNARELLAYYNREQYGETHLFYGPQFSEMYAGLDEDNPYTDAKPKYEKDEEAGEYIIVNHYKNAKQNLDDSHKAILPRMWSSQHAANYMDFTGPLDFTIKPEYQGEERLVSAVNEFQNRFAQGELDNNDYHNFLRQFGDYLNIEKPSFASNIGYLLEYQIGYMYWRYFMWNFVGRQDDIQGKYTDMHGNWISGIDFIDEMHVGPQENLPSDMKNNKARNTYYFLPLILGLIGLVFQFKRDKNNFWVLLVFFLFTGIALKIYLNERPFEPRERDYALVGSFYVFAIWIGFGAYALFDWAKKFLKPKLAAPIVIAASILAVPVLLASENWNDHDRSGRDTTLTMAKMYLDSVDENGIIFTIGDNDTFALWYVQQIERYRTDVRVVNTSLFATDWYIDQMKRKAFESDPIPSQFENEDYNGVNDVVFAKEVTKDTIPIKTWLNYIQNDDARTKAELQSGQTINTFPSKNIRVPVDKETVLKNGIVEERFADQIVDEIVINIESQAIYKNTLLMLDIIANNNWERPIYFSGGSFNDEDYLWMKEYLQLEGVAYKLVPIKTPIDKRNPYDMGRINTDKMYDIVMNWDWGNMGSDDIYHDTETRRNSITYRSNLARLVENLLNEQDTTRAKKVLDLAMEHMPVEHFKYYALLEPYVSGYYEVGEPEKAREIWEKIAKNYQENLKYYSSWDIDRQYRNFNEIVSDIERYRALVDLLVVHQDEEILEEKADEFNKHLEMFRHFYGEEEEIDPQDPQESAIQEGLNPELNQGNNSLRIDSAVED